TTCCGTCGTCCGCTTATCAAATCAAATTTACATTTAAAGAATTGTACGACAAAATCGAAGAGCCGCGCAAAATGTATCTTTCGCTCAAAGACACGAAAAACACGACGCTCCGTGAAGATTTTATTAAAAATGTAAAGCTGCTTCCCGATTGGGACAAACAATACGTGCGCCTCTTTCCGACGGTACTGAGCCGCGCCATGCTCACCTCTCTTATCAACGCCGGAAAAACGGACATGGTTCGACGCCTTGCAGCCGATTCGTTCGACAATTTCAAAGACAACCGTCAAGCCGTTTTGTTTTTCTTCCGCGAATGCAAAGACGACGATTGGTTTAAGGACGCGGGTATCGCCTACGAAAAGCAGCTTATCGCGCTGATCAATATCGTCGAGCTCACGTTCCGTGAAATCAGCAATCACGTGAATACGACGGAAAACAAAAAAATCAATAAAGCTGCAATCGATTTGTTGTTCACGGACGACACGCTTATAAGCTATATGCTCGAAAACAATGAAGACACGGTAAAGCGCATGTATACGCTCGTCGCCGACATTGCGGATCTCGATCCTGCAAAAAAGGCGCAGCTGCGGAACAGAATTCTCGAAAAATATCCGGACTTCAAATTTCAAGCGTCGGAAGAAAAATCTTCCATGCAGCAGCGCGGCATGCTCGTTACGGCGAAAATGCTCGAAGAAAAGAAAGCGCAGGAAGAACAGATACGCACGGTCGAAATTCCGAAAAACGCCGAAGAGATCGGTGAGGCCCGCTCTCAGGGCGATTTAAAAGAAAACGCCGAATACAAAGCCGCGCGCGAACACCAGCACTTTTTAAACGAACGGTTGACAAAATTGCAGGAAGAGCTTTCACGGGCGGTTGTCTTCGATCCGACGACGATTACGACGGCGTTCATTTCGTTTTCGACGACGGCGACGCTGCACAACAACGATTCCGACAAAGACGAAACGTACACGATACTCGGTCCGTGGGAATCGGATCCCGACAACAACGTCATCTCGTATATGTCGCCGTTCGGCAACGCGCTTATGGATAAAAAAACCGGCGAGCGCGTCGCCTTTACAATCAACGACCACAACTACGATTACACCGTAAAAGAGATAAAAGCCGCAAAACCGTAAAAACGTAAATTTTAAACTCGGCGGATTGTCGAAAGAGCAAAGGACTTTTGAGACAGCCGCCTCGAGTTTTTAAGGATTCGAAAGACGCTGTACTGTCGAAGAGCGCGTAAAAATGTGTATCTTAAGCGTATGAAATATCGAAAAATATTTTTGTCCGCCGCCATCCCCCTCGCGGGTGCGCTTATCTTTTTTTTATACGACAAAAAAATAATCGGAGCACACATGACGGAAGGCACTTCAGCGGCCAATGCGCCGACTGCAAAAAGACGGGTAGTTTCGGAAAGCGATATAAACGGAAACCTTCCCAAGCACGTTTTCGTCGCCACACCCACTCAAACTTTTTCGCGCGGCTGGGAGTTTTGCCTTTCGGACGGAAAGATCATGATAAAAAAAGCGGGTGCCGAAAACTGGGCGCTCTTTCAAGGGACGGGTCTCCCCTTTCCGAAAAAAAAGCGCATCGCGAGAGGCGAACGCTTCGACGTACCGAAAAAGATCGTCGAAATCGCTGCCGACGACGATATGCTGCTCGCTTTCGACGATGAAAAAAAGATGTTCGTCTGCCCGCTCGCATCGAACCGCGTCGATAAAAAATTCGTGTGGACGAACGGTTTCGGCTGGCCGGAAAAAAAACAGCTCGTGCAGAACGATCTCGTCGCACATAAGCGCGGCTGGGCGACCGGTACGAGGAGATCGAGCATCGAATGGTATACCGACCGCTTCGGCAACGAACACAATTGGGGAACGATGGGCGTTACGACCGTCTACTTTCTCACCGAAAACGGACGGGAAATACGCTTTACCGATTCGGGACTTCCGACCGATTTGAGCGATACCATCCTCGGCCCCGAGCGCGGCGCCTTTACCGCGCAAAACATCAGCGCGAGCGGTTCCACTCTTTTTCTCATCGGAGACGACGGCACGATGTACACGCGCCTCATCGATTACGATACGATGGGATGCGATCCGATGTTTTTCAAATACACCTATGTCGCCGAAAAACAGCGCTACAAAGGCAGCGACTATCGATCCAATTTTACGCGCTGGGGATTGCCGAACGAAGATTGGCGTAAGCAGCCGGACATAGCGCTTTCGGGAAATGCGCGCCTTTCAAAATACATCTGTATATTTCAAAACGGCAAAGGAAACGATGCGCGCGTCCTCCGCGTCGCGGGTACCGATTCAGCCGGCAGGACGGGTTTTTATTATAAAAACCTGATCGATTCCGAATGGCGCTTCGAGCCTTATCCTCTCGTCATTCCTCCGTCGGCTTTTCTTTCGGGCGTAAAAGCGGAAGCCGAAAAGAAAAACGAATATTCGTATACCGGTACCGTCGCGCAAAACGGCAAAACGATAAGCGGCGTCACCTGTTCCGTAAGCGATATGACGCTCACAAGCGAAGGTTCCTGTACGCTTGTGCTGCAGTGCGGAGACGAAGCGAAATCGATTCCGCTCTACCTCGTTACGATGTGGACGTATATGCCACGCTACAATCCGGTATTCGACGGGACGCCGAAAAGCTTTTTCGCCACTCCGCATTTTTCCGAAGCCGATATTTCGGCGCAAAACAAAACGCTGGATGCGCTCCTTCACGGTGCGTTTCAAGGAAAAAATCTCGATCTCTTTTCTGCGACGGCGACCGCATGGGGACCCTATCTCATATTTACATTAGGGAAAAAACCGAACGAATACACGATATCGTTGAAAGCGACAAAAACTTCCGAGTCCGAGTTTAAAAAAGAGATGACGGCAAGCAGAGTACAAACGCAATCGCTTCGTACCCTCGATACGGCAAAGACGTACACGGCAAGCGACGTGCCGCTCCTCGAAAGTATCATACGGGAAAACGAAAACGTCATAGCAGAAGCCGACGCGCAGATGAAAAGCTATCTCAAAAACGCCGCGCGTTCGGAGCTTTCCCGCTGGGGCTACAATATCTTCGATACGATCGCCGCCGTGACGATGCTGAATCGTGTGGACGTGCCGAAAATAAAAACGCTGACTTCCTTCGGCGGACAGCTCATGGCGCAAAATGCGGATAATTTCAAATTCATTTCCATGTTCGAACTGTACGCGAACCCGTATAAAATTTCGGCCGCGCAAAATATCATCGACGAATGCGCTTCGCTCAAAGATCGCATAGCGGAAACGGGCAGCGCAAAAACCGATCCGGTTTTTAAAAACACGTACGGCGAATACTTCGACGCACTTCATATCCCCGACGTAACCTACGGCACCGTCACGTATAAAAAGAAACGCTACGAAACGACGATCAGGAGGATAAGCGCATCGCTTCCCGCTTTGCGCATGGAATACGCCGACGAAACGAACGCACAGTCCGTTATTATCGAATTCCCGTCGCTCATCGACGATATAAAAAAAGAACAGGAGCCGTTTACCGCCTCCGTCGTCTTCCGAACGATTTCCGGAAGCGGTTCGGCTTTTATTAAAACCGGCATCCGTTCATACATCATGAGCAGAACGGGCACCTACACGTGGGACGGAAAAGAAGCGAAAGTCGAAGTCAATAAATCGTTAACAAAACGGCTGCCGCTCTTTGCAGGCGGAAAAGACGGATGATATCGCACGGTAAAATGAGCGATGTGCGATAAAAGTGCGGAGTCCGGAAGACCGCGTTTTTGAACATACTGACTGCCGCCCCTTTATCTGATATACTTTTACGCGTTATGACTGACATACAGGAACTCATCCCCGACGTCTACGTGATCCCCGGCGGAACGAACGTCGGCGTCATACGCGTAAAAACCGAAAGCGGATGCGGCCTCTACCTCATCGATTCGGGCGGAAGCGAAAAAGACGCGCGCAAAATCGAGAAAATTCTTGATGAGCATTTTACCGACCGGCATCTCCGAGCGGTCATCAACACGCATTCGCACGCCGATCATACCGGCGGCAACGCCTATTTTGCAGAAAAAACGAAATGCGAAATATGGATGCCCTACCTCGAAAAAGGGAGCGTTGAAAACACGCTTTTGCAGCCCTCTCTCGCATGGGGCGGCTTTCCGCTTCCCGAACTGCGCACATCCTATTACGTTCCCGCGCACTGCGAAGCGACGCGCGTCATACGAGATGAAGAGTGCGTCGAGCTTTCCGACGGAAAAAAAATACGCTTTATCGCCCTGCCCGGCCACTATTTTGAAATGCTCGGCGTTATGTGCACGATCCCCGACGGAAAATGCGCGTTCTTTGCCGGAGATGCCGTATTCGGCAAAAAAGTTATCGCAAAATTTTCGATTCCGTTTATGCTCGACATTTTTTCATTTTTAGATACACTCGAAAAGCTCCGCTCCGTACGTGCTGACCGGTATGTGCCGAGCCACGGGGACGCCGTCACGAGGATCGACGAAACGGTCGAGATGAACGAAATCGCCGTTTTACAGACGATAAGCTGCATTATGAAGATTTTAAAAAAGAAGCCGCATACGGCCGAAGAATTATTAACCGAAGTCGCAAACGCAAACGGCATTTCGATGAAGCTCGCGCAGTACGTGCTCATCGGCTCGACGCTCCGCTCCTTTCTTACGTGCTTGTATGAAAAAGGGCGCATAACCTACGAAATCGCCGATAATAAAATGCTGTGGAAAGCGGTTGACTGAAAAGTCGGTTCTTTTTTCAGACAGCTGACGAGTTTAAAATTAAGTCTTTATATTACAATGACTTAATTTTAAACATCGCCCCATACAATTTTTTACAAAACGCAGATCGGAACGAAAGTGTCGGCTTTCAGCGCCGCCCCTCCGATGAGCCCTCCGTCGATATCCTTTTGAGAAAGCAGTTCGGCTGCATTTGCCGCTTTCATCGAACCGCCGTACTGAATGATCGTTTCGTCGGCGACTTTTTCGTCGTAGAGCTTTTCGATATGAGCTCTGCAAAACGCGTGGATCGCCTGCGCGTCTTCGGGCGTCGCGGTTTTTCCCGTGCCGATCGCCCACACCGGCTCGTATGCGATCGTAACGTGCGCCATTTCGGCGGCCCTTACGCCTGAAAGTCCCGCATCGAGCTGGAACGCGCACACGCTTTCCGCCTTTCCTTCTTCACGTTCGGACAGCAGCTCTCCGATACACAGCACGACATCGAGACCGGACGCGAGCGCTTTGCGCACTTTTGCGTTGATGAGCATATCGCTTTCGCCGATTTCATGCCGCCGCTCCGAATGCCCTATGATCACCGCTTGAACTCCGATGTCTTTGAGCATTTCGGCTGACACTTCGCCCGTGTGCGCTCCGTTTCCGGTAGAGGCGACATCCTGAGCGCCCAAAATAATATTGCTCCCTTTTACAACCTGCGAGACCGCATCGAGATAGACGAAGGGAGGAGCGATCATATATTTATTCGGTTTGCCTTTCAGCCGCTCAACCAAATCCTTTGCGAGCGCGACCGCTTCGGCTTTGCTCGTATTCATCTTCCAGTTTCCCGCAATATAATGTGTCCGTGCCATAAAAACTCCTATAAAAACTTTTGCAGGTACTTGCAGCGAAGCTTCAAGCAAGTTGCAACTTCCGAAAAAGTTTTTAGTCGTGCGCAAAAGCGCACACGTTCAATAATCGAGTTTGCGAAACTATACTGTATCGTATTCATTCGATTTTCATTAAAACAATACGTATATATAGATTCCGCAAACATCCGTGCAAACTCGAGATAAGAACGCTGCGATTTCGAGCAATGCACAGAAATCGCGAGTGTCTCCCATAAAAGAAAAACGCTTCAGCGTTTTTCGGCTTTAGACTCCAGCGCCGACGATATTTCAGACGGCGCTTTTTATCGTATCTCCTGTAGAAAAATTAATAATTTCCAAACTCGCCGTTTATCGATAAATTATTTTTGTGCCAAAATCGCGATACCCGGAAGCGTTTTTCCTTCAAGAAATTCGAGCGACGCCCCGCCGCCCGTGGAAACGTGGCTCATCTTATCGGCAAGGTGAAATTTATTGACCGCAGCGACCGAATCTCCGCCGCCGACTACCGTCATCGCGCCGCGAGATGTCGCTTCGGCGACCATACGCGCAACCGCTTCGGTTCCTTTCGAAAACGCTTCGAATTCGAAAACGCCGACAGGTCCGTTCCAAATGATCGACTTCGCTTCTCCGATCGCCTTTTTGTACAGTTCGAGCGTTTTCGGTCCCACATCGAGCGCCATGAGATTGTCGGGGATATCGGTACCGTCGATCGGAACGGCGGAAGCGTTCGCGTCGAAGGACTCGGCGCCTCTGTGATCGACCGGCAAAATAATGTTTACGCCTTTTTCTTTCGCTTCGCTTAATAATTTTTTCGCCGTATCGATAAAATCGTCTTCGACAAGCGATTTTCCGACGCTGTGCCCCTGCGCTTTCAAAAACGTGTACGACATACCGCCGCCGATGACGAGCGTCGATGCGTTTTTCAAAAGGCTTTCGAGCACTGCGATCTTCGAAGAAACTTTCGCACCTCCGATAATTGCAACCATCGGTTTCGGAGGATTGTGCAGCATCGGATCGAGGTACTTCACTTCTTTTTCCATGAGAAAACCGCCGACGCATTCCGTTTTCATAAACTTTGCGATCGTCGCAGTCGACGCCTGATCGCGGTGCGCGGTACCGAACGCATCGTTGACGAAGATGTCGCCGTAAGTCGAAAGCTCTTTCGCCATTCCCTCGCGCTCTTCGGCCGTCTTTGCCGTCTCTTCTTTATGGAAGCGGACGTTTTCGAGCATCATAACCCCGCCTTCAGGCAGCGCGTCGACGGCGGCTTTTTGACCGAGCGCGTCGGGCGCAAACGCGACGTGCGTGCCGAGCTTTTTTTCCAAATACGCGGCGACGGGCGCCATGCGGTTTTTACCCGCGATGAATTTTTCTTTGTCCTCTTCGGTAAACGGCTTTCCCGCCTTTTCCGCTTTTTCTGCGGCTTTTTTTACGTCTTTCGCAGGATCGCCGAGATGGCTCATTAAAACGAGACTCCGCGGCTTTTGCTCGAGAATGTATTTGATCGTCGGCAGCGCCGCCATAATACGCGTATCGTCCTGAACGACGCCGTCTTTCATCGGAACGTTGAAATCGACTCTCATGACGATGCGCTTGCCTTTTAAATCCACATCTTTTACGGTTTTAATCATAGTGCCCCCTGCTGTATGTTTCGAAAATTTTTTGCGATTTGATTTTTTATTATATATCTTCTCGGCGCAATATGCAATCGTATGATTTGATTTACACCGTGCGGAGTACCGCCTATTTTTTAGCGCATATAGTTTCCTGTGCGGCTGCTCTGACAAAACAGCAATAAAACCCTTGCCTTTTTTCAGTCGATTCGCTATTGTTTAGAGAAAATGAAACGGATTCGAATAAGTCTTGTATGTATTTTGGCGCTGACACTCCCCCTCGCCTCTCTTTTTTCTGAAGCGATTTCCGCCGAAGCGCAAAAGGAAATCGACGGCTTTATGACGCTGCGCATGAACCTCGCTTCCTGCGCTTCCCCCGAGAGCGCGCTTGCAAAAATCGAAGCCTATGCCGCAGAGCATTTTTCAGAAAACGCGCTCGCATCTTTTACCGATGAAGAAAAATTGATTTTCGAAAATTTTAAAATCCTCGAACAGTACAATTATATGCGGCAAATTCCGTCGATGGAAGGCTCTCTCAAATCGCTCATACGTACTCAATACGATAAAAACGACGCGTACTTTTCCGCGCACAAAAACGACGCGATAAACAAATGGCTGTGGTCTACGGCGGCCGATATGCTTTCGTGCAATTTGAGCTATGCGACCGTCGGCGTCATCATGCACGACGGTATCGCCGTAAAAAAGTATTATCAAAAAGCGCTCGAGGAAGACCCCGCCATGTCGTATGCACTCACGAATATCGCGCAGTGGTATTATTTCGCACCGGCCATCGGCGGCGGGAGCAGAGCGAAAGCGGGAGAGTATTTCGAGCGCGCGGTAAGGGATGCACGCACTGATGCTGAAACGTATTTTGCGAAGATTTTTCTTTCGCAATTTTTATTCGACGACAAAGCCCGCGAAGCCGAAAGCGCAAAGCTGCTCGACGAAGCGGACGCGCTTCAAAGCGGCGGAAGCTATATCGCGTGGATCAAAAAAGTCAATAAAGCCGGCTATTCGCTTTTGCAGTACAATGCAAAAAAGATGACAAAAAGCGACATCGAAAAAAAGCTTGCAAAACAAAACGAACGTCTTTAAAAATCGAAGTTTTCAGAAACTCGAAAAATTGTTTTTTAATATATAAAAAGTTTTAAGGGACCGTATCCTCCTTGCGGCCCCTTTTTTATTCATGGAAAAGCATATCGATTGAAGCCGTTTAATACAAAAATCCGCTATCGTATCTTTGTAATGGCCGCGTTGAATTCCGCGCCCGACACTTTTCCTTCGGGATAAAAATTGATTCCGTCGCGGAGTGTCATAAGTTCGTTTTCAACGCAGCCGAGCACCGCATCGAAATCGGGAGAAGCGAGCGGCACATCGGGGATCGGACTCGAAAGCATCCTTGCACGGTAGCGCTCGGAATATCGTGCGGGATTCGGATTTTTTCCCGCAGCCGTCCGCAAGTTCCATAAAAAGCGCGCGCAAAGGATACGGTTCGCTTCCGCAGCCGAGCTAAGCTGAGCGTCATCCGAAGCGCCGGAAACGCTTTTCAGCAAACCCGCACCCCTCACAACGGAAAACAATCTTTCCCCTCCGTACTTTTTTCCGCCGGTATAGATATCCAAAAGCTGCGTCGAGACTTGCGTTATTTCGATCATCTGTAAAAGCGAAATCGATTCGAGCGGCAAGAATTTTGCAAGCGCTTTATCGCCTGTAACGGCGTCTTTAAGTCGCCACGCTTTTTCGCGGAGCGGCGAGTATGCGCTTTTATAAAAAGGCGCGAGGAGCAAAAAAGCGGTATCGAAGAGGCCTGCCGCTTCATCGTACCTTCCCGCCCTGTATGCGCCGAGTGCGGATTCGAGGACGAGGACTCCGTCTCCGCTTCGAAGCGAAAGCGCTTCTTTTAGATTAACAATTCCCAAACGATGACCGAGCACGATCGCTTCGCTGTCGTCGGCATAGCGGCGGACAGCCTGCTCGTAGCATTTTTTCGCTTCGGCGGAATTTCCGCCGATAAAATACGCGCGGCCCAAAAGCGCATAGAGACGGGAAGCCGTCCGTTTTTCGAGTTCGGGAAACGCAAGGCGCTTTTGTATCTCCGAGATGATATGCGCTCTTTCAGCCGCATAATCTGCCGCATTGTCCCCGCCGAAAAAAGCGGCGTCGAGGGGGGCAAGGCGCGCCTGCATCGAAAGCGAAAAACCGCCGTCGGCCGTTTCATCCGAAGAGACGAGTACGTCTTTTTGAAACGTCATACAGGAAACAAGTGCAAGCGAGAACGCCGCAAAAATAATAATTACTAATTTTTTCATCGTATATCCCACGCATATAAATTTTTATCGAACGAAAGCACGATGCATTCGTCTTTTTTATCGCCGTTGACATCCGCTATGACAGGTACGCCCCTGCCCGCGACGGGAAATCCGGGTACGAGTTCGAGCGACTGCATAAAACCGTAGAGTACGTTTTCGTCGGCGCACACATACACGGCATCTCCCGAAGCGGAACGTACGGAAGCGATTTTCCCTTGCCGCGCAGAGGAAGCGCCGGGAATCTTTACCGTCGTAAAGGTACCGTCAAGGGCGAAACGATACACATCCGCATCCTCCGAAAGCGCAAAGAAAAAAGAGCCGCACGAGACGACATTCGTATAGAACACGCCGTTCGTCTCTATCGGAAATCCGTCTTCGAGCTTACCGTCTTTGAAAAGGTAAAACCTGCCCGATTGCGTTATAAACGCCGTATAGAGAAAACCGCCGGTTTGCAGCAGCGCTGGCGAGTCAAAGCCTATGCCTTCGATTTCCATCGGTTCGGAAGCATTAATAATTTTTTGATTTTTCATAAGATAGATCGAGCCTGCAAACGACTTTTCGTATACCGCCGCCGTATCGCCCGAAAGAGAAGGCGCGGAAAGAATTTCGCCGTCGTCCGGAAACCGCACTTCGTCGTAGGTACCGTCGTCTTTTACGACGATGATGACAGATCCGCGTGACGGGATCAAAAGTGTTTTGCCGAATGCCGCAGGGCGCGCGGACGGAGCGGCGCCGGTGAGGATCGGAAAGTTTCCGACGTTTTCAAGAGCGCGGTTCAGCAAATGTACCGCACCGTTCGCACCGACGGCCCAGAGCACGCCTCCTTCCCTGCACTTCTCCGCTGCCGGAACGATCGACGCGGTTTCGGTAAAACCGAGCTCCGTCTTTTTCATGGACGAAAGTTCAAGAGAGCGTATCTTTTTTCCGTTTTCAAGCCAAAACACCGCACCGGGATTTTTTCCCGCTTCGGCGTGCAGCAAAAAGTCGGTCGTTCCTTCGATCGCGATCGGAAAGCCCGGAACGAGGCGCATATCCGATGCGGAAGAAGCGACTGCATGCAGCTGACAGGTGAGCACGGAATTCTTTAAACGAAAATCGCAGCGACCGACCGTGTATAATTTGAGCACGTCGGCAAGCAGCGTACCGTTTCGGATAAAAAACGGAACACTTCGTTTCAGATCGTAATACACGCTCATCGTCGCTTCCGCCGACTGATTGCCGGACACCGTTTTCCAATTTTCGTTCCGCGCAAGCATTTTGCGTTCTTTCAGATCGTTGTACACGGTCGAAAGATTTTGCGGCGACTCGGAAAAATAAATATAATCCCCCTGTACAAAATAATACGGGCGAGGCAGATCGACGCCGAAGGACGCAAGCAGTTCGCGAAGCAAAAGCGGCATATCGATACGGGGAAGGCGCACGCCTCCGATTATTAAATTCGTATTGTTTTCGATCGCAAACGACGAAAATATGGAATCGAATATTTTTTCTCTCTGACGCGCGTCCCGTATCTGCAGCACAAAAACGGGATCGGTGTTGCCTTCGATACCGAGCACGGCACATTCGCTGCCCGTCCATGAAAAAACGATATCGTCGAGGGATACCGAAAAAAGCCGCTTACACCACGCGTTCGCTCTTTGCCATGTGCGCTCGATATCCGATGTTTTTTGCAAAAGCGGAAAGAGCGCGTCTTTCAATTCAGTGAACTGTCCCGCATTGAGCAGCGTATAGTACTGCACGCTCTCTCCGAGCTGCGAAAGAAGTGCGGGCATTTTCGAATTTTTTGTTAAAAGAGGTGCAAGCGGAGATGTGCTCTCGTCCGAAATCGCAAACGGGAATTCCGCTTTGACCGTGATATCCGCATCGGTAATGCCGAACGAAACGACGCTGAGAGAGGTTTCATCGAGCAGAGAAGAAACCGCCTCGGCGACATCGTTTCCGACGACAAACTGTTCGGCAAGCCGCTTTCCGTTTGCAATAATGCGGATGGGATCGTTTGTTTTTTGCAGCAAAATCGCCTTTTCTTCTTTTTTGTACGCATGAGCGTTATCGTCTAAAATCGCACGGGAAAGCGCAGCGAGCGAATCGGATACGACGAGGAGATTGTGCTTTTGGGCGATATAATATGCCGCATTTTTTTCGGCAGCGTATTTGAAATACGGAAAATCGTAATCGTTGACATATTCCAAATTATTAATATTCAAATGCGGCGCGACGAGAGGCGCGAGTCTCGTCAGCGAGGAAAGGAAACTCATATCGATGAGGGCGATATACGACGAAGTCCCCTTTGCCGCATAAAAAGCGGCATACACGCTTCTGGAAGCGGCAAAGCGTACGTATTTGTTGTCGCGCAAAGCCGACGAGCGGAACTCCATAAACGGAGCGCGGTAATTCGAAAGCAGCGGATCGGCGAGCAGCACGTCGGCGGCTTTCAAATCGATTATCGGAGAAACGGCATCCCACAGAGAATCGGTATGCACGAAAACCGAATAATCGGACGGAATAACTTCGAGCGGAGACATCCTGTCGAGAGCGGAAAAACCGATCCACCCGAAGAGAGAGACGAGGATGACGCACAAAAAAATCAAAAACCCTTTTAGAAGCCGCACAATGAACGGCGATTTTTTCTTCTCATTCATAGCGTCCAGTATAGCAGATATGTAATTTTTATTCAGTATCTGCTATACTGTTTTATATGAATGACGAACGAAAACAATTTTTTATCGAACTCGAAAAAAAAACGGGCGATGCCGTCGAAGCGCTGGAATTCGTGTGCATCAATGCGGACAAAAAAACCTACGCAGCGCTCTCGCTCGCTTCTTCGCGCACCGAGCTTTGGGGACTCCTCGTCTTTTGCGCGCGGGGGCTGTATTTTTACGTTTCCCCGTCCGAAAATTTTATGTCTCTGATGTTTCGGCAGATGACACGCGGGAAAAAACCATCCGAACAGATCATCGACCTCGGCCGAATCGAATCGCTCGAAACCGAACTGCCTCCGAAAAAATGGTACAGTATATTTTTTACCGATATAAAACACCGCGTCGACGCGTCCTTCGTCTTTGAAAAAAAACGATATTATTTTTCGATGACGACACTCTCTTCTGCGACAGACGTGCAAGAGCGGATTCGAAAAAAGCTGCACGGAACATCGGCGGTATCGACATACATAAGCTCGCCCTAGAGCAGCGGAGCTTCAAGCGAAATCGCGCATAAAAAAACCGGCCGACGCGCATCACGCACCGACCGGTTTTATCTATTAATAATTATTAAAAATAATCCGAGCGACGAGGCGAAAGCCTTACTTGCTGATAACGCGGATCATTTCGCAAAGCTTGTTCGAGTAGCCCCATTCGTTATCATACCACGCGATCAGCTTTACAAAATCGTTTTCAAGCGCGAGACCCGCATGCGCATCGAAGATCGACG
This Treponema socranskii subsp. buccale DNA region includes the following protein-coding sequences:
- a CDS encoding MBL fold metallo-hydrolase, whose translation is MTDIQELIPDVYVIPGGTNVGVIRVKTESGCGLYLIDSGGSEKDARKIEKILDEHFTDRHLRAVINTHSHADHTGGNAYFAEKTKCEIWMPYLEKGSVENTLLQPSLAWGGFPLPELRTSYYVPAHCEATRVIRDEECVELSDGKKIRFIALPGHYFEMLGVMCTIPDGKCAFFAGDAVFGKKVIAKFSIPFMLDIFSFLDTLEKLRSVRADRYVPSHGDAVTRIDETVEMNEIAVLQTISCIMKILKKKPHTAEELLTEVANANGISMKLAQYVLIGSTLRSFLTCLYEKGRITYEIADNKMLWKAVD
- the tpiA gene encoding triose-phosphate isomerase, whose amino-acid sequence is MARTHYIAGNWKMNTSKAEAVALAKDLVERLKGKPNKYMIAPPFVYLDAVSQVVKGSNIILGAQDVASTGNGAHTGEVSAEMLKDIGVQAVIIGHSERRHEIGESDMLINAKVRKALASGLDVVLCIGELLSEREEGKAESVCAFQLDAGLSGVRAAEMAHVTIAYEPVWAIGTGKTATPEDAQAIHAFCRAHIEKLYDEKVADETIIQYGGSMKAANAAELLSQKDIDGGLIGGAALKADTFVPICVL
- a CDS encoding phosphoglycerate kinase, with the protein product MIKTVKDVDLKGKRIVMRVDFNVPMKDGVVQDDTRIMAALPTIKYILEQKPRSLVLMSHLGDPAKDVKKAAEKAEKAGKPFTEEDKEKFIAGKNRMAPVAAYLEKKLGTHVAFAPDALGQKAAVDALPEGGVMMLENVRFHKEETAKTAEEREGMAKELSTYGDIFVNDAFGTAHRDQASTATIAKFMKTECVGGFLMEKEVKYLDPMLHNPPKPMVAIIGGAKVSSKIAVLESLLKNASTLVIGGGMSYTFLKAQGHSVGKSLVEDDFIDTAKKLLSEAKEKGVNIILPVDHRGAESFDANASAVPIDGTDIPDNLMALDVGPKTLELYKKAIGEAKSIIWNGPVGVFEFEAFSKGTEAVARMVAEATSRGAMTVVGGGDSVAAVNKFHLADKMSHVSTGGGASLEFLEGKTLPGIAILAQK
- a CDS encoding tetratricopeptide repeat protein, which encodes MKKLVIIIFAAFSLALVSCMTFQKDVLVSSDETADGGFSLSMQARLAPLDAAFFGGDNAADYAAERAHIISEIQKRLAFPELEKRTASRLYALLGRAYFIGGNSAEAKKCYEQAVRRYADDSEAIVLGHRLGIVNLKEALSLRSGDGVLVLESALGAYRAGRYDEAAGLFDTAFLLLAPFYKSAYSPLREKAWRLKDAVTGDKALAKFLPLESISLLQMIEITQVSTQLLDIYTGGKKYGGERLFSVVRGAGLLKSVSGASDDAQLSSAAEANRILCARFLWNLRTAAGKNPNPARYSERYRARMLSSPIPDVPLASPDFDAVLGCVENELMTLRDGINFYPEGKVSGAEFNAAITKIR